One part of the Xiphophorus maculatus strain JP 163 A chromosome 1, X_maculatus-5.0-male, whole genome shotgun sequence genome encodes these proteins:
- the lima1 gene encoding LIM domain and actin-binding protein 1 isoform X1 — protein MASIAPFSRRQWASQSLRVTAKELSIVSARGKNTAIAERFSKYQMAAEEGRAEKKKMVVEPLPSSLSGGNLSVLKKRWEQQQQPSTSQSHSSSSPLAKPTSRFQIQTKVLRAAGSSLEVHPETRTDPLTEEAEDPMEMEAKPGRNLEEEQKAAAAETSDIEKPSVPINSLKMMFERGDAPDKGSKEQTSRGNAGDNSSNMDQLLGDGSLAESTPLRDRMALYKAAISKQDSDHLDGFGGKQKENVPPCSLEMSPDSEPNGRRVFSPESNGSGPETPSSGQKDSPHSKPPKSFHLPVREICVSCQKTVYPLERLVANKDVYHSSCFRCLHCNTKLSLANYASLHNNIYCKPHFCQLFKAKGNYDEGFGHRPHKELWESKGEADEAGDRSSPGATPKAQSPPSDQSGTSVEDSPLAKVLVLTATMEALGQATPEKTDKPSETRRLKISWPPKTEPEEAPGRSEAIADAAALKPIKAKWPPEEEEKEEEENRGSPSLLQSSSLKERSAAFSHDDRSRSAAAAEDSPEDSCLDVQSSSGEEMKSDAAEEEEPQKMEEEEVTTASSPEEEVEANQSSQDVGFWDSDEVEEEEEALSVEEMIKRNRYYGEEEEDEEEDV, from the exons GTTGTGGAGCCTCTTCCATCCTCTCTGTCTGGTGGAAATCTGAGTGTTTTAAAGAAACGttgggagcagcagcagcagccgtcCACTTCCCAGAGCCACAGCAGCTCATCACCGCTCGCCAAACCCACGTCCCGTTTCCAGATCCAAACGAAGGTCCTGAGAGCTGCAGGATCCTCTCTGGAGGTTCACCCCGAGACCAGAACCGACCCGTTGACGGAGGAGGCCGAAGACCCGATGGAGATGGAGGCGAAGCCCGGCAGAAacctggaggaggagcagaaggcCGCAGCAGCTGAGACGTCTGACATCGAGAAGCCCAGCGTTCCCATCAACAGTCTGAAGATGATGTTTGAGAGAGGAGACGCCCCCGACAAG ggATCCAAAGAGCAGACGAGTCGAGGAAACGCCGGAGATAACTCCTCCAACATGGACCAGCTACTAGGAG ATGGAAGTCTTGCTGAATCCACTCCTCTCCGTGACAGGATGGCCCTCTACAAAGCTGCCATCTCCAAACAGGAT AGCGATCATCTGGACGGGTTCGGTGGGAAACAGAAGGAGAACGTCCCTCCATGTTCTCTGGAAATG agtcCTGATTCTGAGCCAAATGGCAGGAGAGTCTTTTCTCCAGAAAGCAACG GCTCTGGTCCAGAGACTCCGTCCTCCGGTCAGAAAGATTCTCCTCACTCAAAACCCCCCAAG AGCTTCCACCTGCCTGTGAGAGAAATCTGCGTGTCGTGTCAGAAGACGGTTTATCCTCTGGAGAGGCTGGTGGCCAACAAGGACGTGTACCACAGCTCGTGCTTCCGCTGTTTGCACTGCAACACCAAGCTGAG TTTGGCGAACTACGCCTCGCTGCACAACAACATCTACTGCAAGCCTCACTTCTGCCAGCTGTTCAAGGCCAAAGGAAACTACGACGAGGGCTTCGGCCACCGGCCGCACAAGGAGCTCTGGGAGAGCAAAGGTGAGGCGGACGAGGCCGGGGACCGGTCCAGCCCCGGGGCCACGCCAAAGGCGCAGAGCCCGCCGTCGGACCAGTCCGGCACCAGCGTGGAGGACTCCCCGCTGGccaaggttctggttctgactgcCACCATGGAGGCTTTGGGTCAGGCGACGCCCGAGAAGACGGACAAACCCTCGGAAACGCGCCGCCTCAAGATCTCCTGGCCTCCCAAAACGGAGCCGGAGGAGGCGCCGGGTCGCAGCGAGGCCATCGCTGACGCCGCCGCCTTGAAGCCAATCAAAGCAAAATGGCCgccggaggaggaggaaaaagaggaagaggagaaccGAGGTTCTCCTTCGCTGCTGCAGAGCTCCTCCCTGAAGGAGCGCAGCGCTGCGTTCTCGCACGACGATCGCAGCCGGAGTGCCGCCGCCGCTGAGGACAGCCCTGAAGACAGCTGCCTGGACGTCCAGAGCAGCTCCGGCGAGGAGATGAAGAGCGACGcagcggaggaagaggagccgcagaagatggaggaggaggaggtgacgACCGCCTCCTCCCCCgaagaggaggtggaggccaaCCAGTCGTCTCAGGACGTGGGATTCTGGGACAGCGATGAAgtcgaggaggaagaggaggcgcTGAGCGTGGAGGAGATGATCAAGAGGAACAGATACTacggcgaggaggaggaggatgaggaggaggatgtttaa
- the lima1 gene encoding LIM domain and actin-binding protein 1 isoform X2, whose translation MLLHSDHFSSLSHLGRLVGFSSRRHGVLHDRASGTGQPGRPHHSQVVEPLPSSLSGGNLSVLKKRWEQQQQPSTSQSHSSSSPLAKPTSRFQIQTKVLRAAGSSLEVHPETRTDPLTEEAEDPMEMEAKPGRNLEEEQKAAAAETSDIEKPSVPINSLKMMFERGDAPDKGSKEQTSRGNAGDNSSNMDQLLGDGSLAESTPLRDRMALYKAAISKQDSDHLDGFGGKQKENVPPCSLEMSPDSEPNGRRVFSPESNGSGPETPSSGQKDSPHSKPPKSFHLPVREICVSCQKTVYPLERLVANKDVYHSSCFRCLHCNTKLSLANYASLHNNIYCKPHFCQLFKAKGNYDEGFGHRPHKELWESKGEADEAGDRSSPGATPKAQSPPSDQSGTSVEDSPLAKVLVLTATMEALGQATPEKTDKPSETRRLKISWPPKTEPEEAPGRSEAIADAAALKPIKAKWPPEEEEKEEEENRGSPSLLQSSSLKERSAAFSHDDRSRSAAAAEDSPEDSCLDVQSSSGEEMKSDAAEEEEPQKMEEEEVTTASSPEEEVEANQSSQDVGFWDSDEVEEEEEALSVEEMIKRNRYYGEEEEDEEEDV comes from the exons GTTGTGGAGCCTCTTCCATCCTCTCTGTCTGGTGGAAATCTGAGTGTTTTAAAGAAACGttgggagcagcagcagcagccgtcCACTTCCCAGAGCCACAGCAGCTCATCACCGCTCGCCAAACCCACGTCCCGTTTCCAGATCCAAACGAAGGTCCTGAGAGCTGCAGGATCCTCTCTGGAGGTTCACCCCGAGACCAGAACCGACCCGTTGACGGAGGAGGCCGAAGACCCGATGGAGATGGAGGCGAAGCCCGGCAGAAacctggaggaggagcagaaggcCGCAGCAGCTGAGACGTCTGACATCGAGAAGCCCAGCGTTCCCATCAACAGTCTGAAGATGATGTTTGAGAGAGGAGACGCCCCCGACAAG ggATCCAAAGAGCAGACGAGTCGAGGAAACGCCGGAGATAACTCCTCCAACATGGACCAGCTACTAGGAG ATGGAAGTCTTGCTGAATCCACTCCTCTCCGTGACAGGATGGCCCTCTACAAAGCTGCCATCTCCAAACAGGAT AGCGATCATCTGGACGGGTTCGGTGGGAAACAGAAGGAGAACGTCCCTCCATGTTCTCTGGAAATG agtcCTGATTCTGAGCCAAATGGCAGGAGAGTCTTTTCTCCAGAAAGCAACG GCTCTGGTCCAGAGACTCCGTCCTCCGGTCAGAAAGATTCTCCTCACTCAAAACCCCCCAAG AGCTTCCACCTGCCTGTGAGAGAAATCTGCGTGTCGTGTCAGAAGACGGTTTATCCTCTGGAGAGGCTGGTGGCCAACAAGGACGTGTACCACAGCTCGTGCTTCCGCTGTTTGCACTGCAACACCAAGCTGAG TTTGGCGAACTACGCCTCGCTGCACAACAACATCTACTGCAAGCCTCACTTCTGCCAGCTGTTCAAGGCCAAAGGAAACTACGACGAGGGCTTCGGCCACCGGCCGCACAAGGAGCTCTGGGAGAGCAAAGGTGAGGCGGACGAGGCCGGGGACCGGTCCAGCCCCGGGGCCACGCCAAAGGCGCAGAGCCCGCCGTCGGACCAGTCCGGCACCAGCGTGGAGGACTCCCCGCTGGccaaggttctggttctgactgcCACCATGGAGGCTTTGGGTCAGGCGACGCCCGAGAAGACGGACAAACCCTCGGAAACGCGCCGCCTCAAGATCTCCTGGCCTCCCAAAACGGAGCCGGAGGAGGCGCCGGGTCGCAGCGAGGCCATCGCTGACGCCGCCGCCTTGAAGCCAATCAAAGCAAAATGGCCgccggaggaggaggaaaaagaggaagaggagaaccGAGGTTCTCCTTCGCTGCTGCAGAGCTCCTCCCTGAAGGAGCGCAGCGCTGCGTTCTCGCACGACGATCGCAGCCGGAGTGCCGCCGCCGCTGAGGACAGCCCTGAAGACAGCTGCCTGGACGTCCAGAGCAGCTCCGGCGAGGAGATGAAGAGCGACGcagcggaggaagaggagccgcagaagatggaggaggaggaggtgacgACCGCCTCCTCCCCCgaagaggaggtggaggccaaCCAGTCGTCTCAGGACGTGGGATTCTGGGACAGCGATGAAgtcgaggaggaagaggaggcgcTGAGCGTGGAGGAGATGATCAAGAGGAACAGATACTacggcgaggaggaggaggatgaggaggaggatgtttaa